From a single Peromyscus maniculatus bairdii isolate BWxNUB_F1_BW_parent chromosome 4, HU_Pman_BW_mat_3.1, whole genome shotgun sequence genomic region:
- the LOC121828538 gene encoding uncharacterized protein LOC121828538 has protein sequence MEMGWWLLVELEVPREKKKWSVTQYRIYTLQGGQEHSGTMVTMQLLLLTVVLILPSVEESSHRNPRYVATADKLLGKWYIIRWAGNLPVSAKKKLIPLPPFTFVKNILSNLEFRMNVSKPTGCVEFKISLDEDKNKPSDFYIWPKHRITIEFLGGKNFAIAFHVSKAYNLTLTMTMLMGRNMAPKRTMLLDFEDTVENLGLNKTDIIHPKCDGIAAFLGLCLGTNCFCT, from the exons ATGGAGATGGGTTGGTGGCTGCTCGTGGAACTGGAGGTTccgagagagaagaaaaa ATGGAGTGTCACCCAGTACAGGATATACACGCTGCAAGGAGGCCAGGAGCATAGTGGCACCATGGTGACCATGCAGCTGCTCTTGCTGACTGTGGTTCTGATCTTGCCCTCTGTGGAGGAATCATCCCACAGGAATCCTAGATATGTTGCCACTGCTGACAAG CTTTTAGGAAAGTGGTACATAATTCGCTGGGCAGGAAACCTGCCTGTATCTGCAAAGAAGAAGCTCATCCCACTGCCGCCCTTCACATTTGTCAAAAACATCCTCAGCAACTTGGAATTTAGGATGAATGTCTC AAAACCTACTGGGTGTGTTGAGTTCAAGATATCTCTGgatgaagataaaaataaacctagtGATTTCTATATCT GGCCAAAGCATAGGATCACCATTGAATTCCTGGGCGGGAAGAACTTTGCTATTGCCTTCCATGTCAGCAAAGCCTACAATCTAACCCTCACGATGACAATGCTTATGG GTCGAAATATGGCTCCAAAGAGAACAATGTTATTGGATTTTGAAGATACTGTAGAAAACCTAGGGCTGAACAAAACAGACATCATCCACCCTAAATGTGATG GAATTGCAGCTTTCCTAGGCCTGTGTCTGGGTACCAACTGCTTCTGCACCTAA